A window of the Brassica napus cultivar Da-Ae chromosome C5, Da-Ae, whole genome shotgun sequence genome harbors these coding sequences:
- the LOC106410683 gene encoding indole glucosinolate O-methyltransferase 4 — protein sequence MGILIEETLSANSNTQTVIDDDNELGLMAVRLANAAAFPMVLKAALELGVFDTLYAEAARTNSFLSPSEIASRLPTTPRNPEAPVLLDRMLRLLASYSMVKCGKVSSGKVERVYRAEPICRFFLKDNIQDIGSLASQVIVNFDSVFLNTWAQLKDVVLEGGDAFGRAHGGMKLFDYMGSDERFSKLFNQTGFTIAVVKKALEVYQGFKDVNVLVDVGGGVGNTLGVVTSKYPNIKGINFDLTCALAQAPSYPGVEHVPGDMFVDVPKGDAMILKRILHDWTDEDCVKILKNCWKSLPENGKVVVIELVTPDDAENGDINANIAFDMDMLMFTQCSGGKERSRAEFEALAMEAGFTHCKFVCQAYHCWIIEFCK from the exons atgggaATCCTTATTGAAGAAACCTTAAGCGCTAACTCCAATACCCAAACTGTtattgatgatgataatgagtTGGGTTTGATGGCCGTGAGACTAGCCAATGCCGCAGCCTTCCCAATGGTTCTTAAAGCTGCTCTCGAGCTCGGTGTTTTTGACACTCTTTACGCCGAAGCAGCTCGCACCAACTCGTTCCTCTCACCATCTGAGATAGCGAGTAGGCTACCAACTACACCACGTAACCCTGAGGCCCCGGTTTTGTTGGACCGGATGCTTCGTCTACTTGCTAGCTACTCCATGGTCAAATGCGGTAAGGTCTCATCCGGGAAGGTAGAGAGAGTCTATAGAGCCGAGCCAATTTGCAGATTTTTCTTGAAAGATAACATTCAAGATATTGGATCCCTTGCTTCTCAAGTCATTGTCAATTTCGACAGTGTCTTCCTCAATACTtg GGCACAATTAAAAGATGTGGTGCTAGAAGGAGGAGATGCATTTGGCCGTGCACATGGTGGCATGAAACTCTTCGACTATATGGGATCAGATGAGAGATTTAGCAAGCTCTTTAACCAAACCGGATTTACAATTGCGGTTGTGAAGAAGGCTCTTGAAGTTTACCAAGGCTTCAAAGATGTGAATGTGTTGGTTGATGTTGGAGGTGGGGTTGGTAACACCCTTGGAGTTGTTACTTCTAAGTATCCAAATATTAAGGGTATCAACTTTGATCTGACTTGTGCCTTGGCACAAGCACCTTCTTACCCTGGGGTGGAACATGTCCCCGGAGATATGTTCGTAGATGTTCCAAAAGGAGATGCCATGATCCTGAAA cGTATACTTCATGATTGGACTGACGAAGATTGCGTTAAGATTCTTAAGAATTGCTGGAAATCACTACCGGAGAACGGTAAAGTTGTTGTCATAGAACTAGTCACTCCTGATGACGCTGAGAATGGAGATATCAACGCGAACATTGCCTTTGATATGGACATGTTGATGTTCACACAATGTTCCGGGGGAAAAGAGAGATCACGAGCTGAGTTTGAAGCTTTAGCCATGGAAGCAGGCTTTACTCATTGCAAGTTCGTTTGTCAAGCTTACCACTGCTGGATTATTGAGTTTTGCAAATAA